A part of Clostridium novyi genomic DNA contains:
- a CDS encoding DUF3343 domain-containing protein, which yields MDNSCIAIFPSSSSSLHMFKVLKDNHLNVELIPTPCTLSSGCSRAIKFPSEYLDKIKKYIEDGELNVKGIYEKVYTSRTFYYKKVY from the coding sequence ATGGACAATTCATGTATAGCTATTTTCCCATCTTCTTCAAGTAGTCTTCATATGTTTAAAGTATTAAAAGATAATCATTTAAATGTGGAGTTGATACCAACACCATGTACTCTATCATCTGGGTGTTCTAGAGCGATAAAATTTCCAAGTGAATATTTAGATAAAATTAAAAAATATATAGAAGATGGTGAATTAAACGTGAAGGGTATATATGAGAAGGTATATACTTCTAGAACTTTTTATTATAAAAAAGTATATTAA